From the Sphingobacteruim zhuxiongii genome, the window ATGCGTGCCATGCTAATCTTTGCATTCTTTCCACTACTCGTATTACTAGCCCAACCCTATGGACATGTCTCTTTCTGGGTTCCGGTTTTACTTATCGGTATCGGTGCTGCGGCACATCAGTCCTGGTCCGCAAATATCTTTTCTACCGTTGGGGATATGTTTCCAAAGAAAGCGATTGCGACTGTTACAGGTATTGGTGGACTAGCAGGTGGTCTAGGTTCATTTTTCATCAACATTTATTCTGGAAAGTTATTCGATTACGCAGAAACAAATTGGAGCAAAGTAAATGGCGAAGAATTAGTATCCCGGTATCCCGAATTGGCCGATGGAGCCACTAAGAAAGCATTCTTTGAACAAAATGGCGTAGGAAATATTGAAGAGTTCTTAAAACAATTGACAGCCCAAGGTGAAACCGTTGTAAACGGAATTGACAAAGGCTATATGATTATCTTTAGTTTTTGTGCGGTAGCCTACTTAATCGCCTGGACAATCATGAAATTATTAGTACCGCGCATGAAACCCGTTAAGCTTTAGACGAGCGACGTTGAATAATGGTGGTATCCAAAATGGTCGTGTCGAAATCAATCTGAAAACGGTTTTTTGACTCGACCATTTGTATTAATTTCTCAACACCCTTGTACCCTATTTCAAATGCTGGTTGAATAATTGTTGAAAGTGATGGGTTCAGTGATTCAGCAATCTCCGTATTTGCAAAACCGATAACAGCGACTTGCGCGGGAACGGAAATCTCCAATTTCGAAAGAATACCTAAAGCATTTACGGTCAATGTATCGGTCGTTCCAAGCAAACCTATTGGATTGTCGTGCTCTTTCAACTTGTTGGCCAACAGATTGGTCAAGTTTTTAATCAGATCTTCTCTCGACTGCCCATAATCTACTTGAATAATATTCTCTTCTTTTGCCGTGATATAGTTTGCCAATAACGCTTTTTTATAACCCGCTATCCGCTTCTGACTCACGCCGATATTCTTTCCGCAAAGCACTAGAATATCCGTTCTGCCCATATCAATCAAATGTTGGGTGGCGTCGAAAGCTCCTTTTTCATTATTTACACCAATCTTAAAAGTAGGCAAATCAAAATCAATTCGATCCACTAAAACCAACGGACAAAGCTGATGAAATTGCTTTAAGTATTTTAGATTGGAGTCCGCGGAGGGCGTTATGATGACACCATCGATGTTTTGTTGATGTAAGGTACGTAACGAATCTGCTTCCAATTCTGCATTTTCGCGGCTTTGCATAAAAACCAACTTATAATTGCGTTCATTGGCCGCCTGTTGCGCGCCTTCGAGTATTTGAGATTGAAATGGGTTTGCCAGGTAAGGAATGATAACAGCAATGGTATTGCTACGCCCCGTTTTTAAGCTTTTTGCCAAAATATTGGGACGATAATTATATTCATCGGCCATGTCGCGAACACGTTGCTTCGTTTCATCACTAATTTCAAAACTATCGTTCAGAGCTTTCGATACGGTAGATACCGAAATCCCTAACTTCATCGCCAACTCCTTAAGGGTAATATTACTCATCCTAAACTTATTCCTATTAAAACGCTAACAAGTCATAAGCTCCAATTTAAATCGCTCATGTAACATGTGGATTATGGAGTCGAAGTACTTGCTTCGACTAAAATAGGAAATATATTTCTATAAAGGCAATCTGCTGAATTTGCTTGAACTTTTAATAGTCACTCGCTGAAACGATATTTCTTAGTTCCCTTTCACATCCCTTTCAAACCCAATTCAAATCCGATCCAAACCCAATAGCAAAGGTTATTGCTATGGTTTTCAATTGCATGAGAATAAGTAAAAAGTAATTGGAGTTTAAAAGATCTATAATTCCTTAAAATAGAAGAAACAGGTTCTCGATATGACCTAGTTCGGGACTCTATCGGGCGCGATAGTCGATTTTATTTTCTTTAGCAAAAACTGTAGCAACAGCTATCATATTATTCTGTTTAGTCAAAAGCTCTGTTTCTGTACTTTTAAACATCTGATCTATAGCAGTTTCAATTTCTTCAGCGCTTTTTCCCGCATCAATCAGCTCGGCAATTCGTAGGTATTCTTTAGCAAAAATTACACGACCAGCTTCCATATAATCCAATGACGAGCTAATTAATTCTTGCGCATCGCGCGTCTGTTTAAGGTTCTTAACCTTCCCTATCGCATCATCGAGCGGGTTAATCGTACGAGTCTTTACATAATCCTTGGCTGTCATTTTTAAGGTATTTTTTGCCTTATGCTCTAGTATTTCACGAAAATAAGCTGGACGATAGGCCGCAGAAACCAAATTGCTGTTAAGTGCTGTCTGTTGAAATACCTGCTCTTTGCTCGGTGAGGCACATGCGTAAACGACAATTGTGAACAAGAAAAATGGCAATAGCTTGAGTAGGTTATTCATTTTATGTTTCTGTGTAATAGGCGATTTGATGAAATCGAGCAAAACTCGATTTATCTTTAATCCTACAATTTTCTAGCCAAAAATCTTCTATCATTTGGACTATTCGATACAGAAGCAGCACTTTTTATCGGAAGAAAATCTCGAGAATAACTTTAGAATATTGGAAAGTCGCATTATAAACGCGCTAATATAGTGCGCATTTTATTGAAAAATATAATTTATTAACCTATAATTAATAAACAAATTTTTATATATTATTTGTTATTTTTACCATTTTAGCAAAATGTCTAACGAAGAGTCTCATTCCTATGTCCAATTATTGGAGGCAATCAGTCATGGTAATGAGCGTGCTTTTTCTACATTATATGACTTATTTGCTACCGAACTGTCTAGACATATTTTGTCGAAAGTAAATGATAAACAGGTTGCTGAAGACATCCTACATGATCTTTTCTATACCCTTTGGAAAAATAGATCTCGCTTAACAGAAATAAAATCCGTTCCCGCATATCTTTACTCATCTTGTAGGTACATGATTCTGGCCTACTATAGAAAGCGCGACAAATCCATGATTTCTGAAATCGATCTTTCCAACATTGATATCTTAGCTGATGAAATCGCAATTGAGGATCGTTTATACTATCGATACACCTTAGATATTATTGCCACAGAGATTGAAAATCTTCCTGAGAAGTGCCGGCAAATATTTAAGCTGAGTAGAATTGACTACCTCTCTAACAAAGAAATCGCCGAAAAACTGTCAATTTCAGAATCAACAGTTGAAAAACACATCAACAAGGCTATCAGTCGTTTACGAGTAATATCAAGACCATATCTACTTTTTTTATAATTTTTTTTCAAAACCGAGTAGAAGCTAGGGCTCTTTCCTATCACTTGTTATATACGGTACTTTGATAAAAATCCGGATGCAAGACAATAAACCACCAAAAGAGACAACCAAATTTCTTCAGCACTCTTCCAACCAAGAAGAGAATGCACAAGTACTTTTTTGGTATGACCAGCTTGGCTTTAACACAGAAAATTCCGATGAAATAGCCGATCAGATTACGTTTTCGGCTAAGGAAAGATTAATGCAACAATTGATTCTTGACAAGAAACGAAGAACTTTTCGGTTGTGGTCGCGAATTACCGCAGCAGCCGCTATACTGTTAGTTGGTTTCTTCGCTTGGAAAACAAATTACAGTCCTCAAAGCACTTTAAAAGATGCGACAGATGCTCAACTCGCTGCCGTAAAACCCGCTAAAGAGCACGCCATTATTACATTGGAAACCGGAGAAGAAATTGATTTAGATCAGCTTGCCATCAATGAGTCAATACAAATTGGCGAAATCAAGATTATTAAGAATAGTAAGGGCGAGGTTAGCTACATAAACAGTAAGACAGGCGAAGCCCAAATGAATACCATTCGAGTTCCAAAAGCCTCGATATATAGTTTGACGTTGAGCGATGGTAGTAAAGTCACGCTTAATGCAGAGTCAAAACTAACTTACCCCAGTGCATTTGCAGGAAAGGACCGAACCGTAAAATTAGAGGGTGAAGGCTATTTTGATGTCAAACATACATCAACTGACAGTCGCTTTATTGTCGAGACACAAAAGCAAGAGATCGAAGTTCTGGGTACTAAGTTCAACATTAAAACTTTCCAAAAAGAAGAAAATAGCTATACGACCTTGGCATCTGGCTCCGTTCGCGTCAAAAGTAACGTGCAGGATAATCTGCAAATCTTAAAACCTGGACAACAAGCACGCACTGATAATGGCGGAAAATTGACTGTTAAGAATGCCGATTTAGAAAAGGTACTGGGATGGACAAATGGACAATTTGTTTTTGATGGAGAAAACAATGGCGAAACTTTCGAAGAGATTTCGAGATGGTACGATGTTGACATTTCCTATCAGCGAAACAGCAAGAATATCGAGTATGTCGGAAAGATACCAAGAAACCTCACCTTAGATAAGCTTATAGAACTCATGAGCTATGCGGGACTAGAGGTCGATGCAAATATAGATCATCACAATCGAATCAAATTACAAATCAAATAATAACCAACCAAATATTACCCTTGATCATGAAAAAATATAATAGCAGTTAAATTCCCGCACTGGCCATAAAAAAAACGAACCCTGTTGACGCAGGATTCGTAGTAAAAATAGGCTGCCCAATGCGGTTAAAAATTACCAGTTTCTAATCATTAACAACCAACTACTAATTTAATGAATTTTTACTTATATCCATTCTTGGGTAAAGAAGAGAATTCGGCCTGTGTCTCAAACCAAACGAATATGCCGAAGAATCGAACTTCTTGGAACTACTCAAGACATCTACCAAACATTATAATGAGATTAAATATCATCTTACTGTTGTTAGGACTCGCGCTTTCTCAAGCCATGGGACGCTCTATTGCACAAGAAATAACGCTCAACAAGAAAAGCACCACGCTATCTTCTATTTTAAAAGAGATAGAAAAGCAATCGGGCTACAGTTTTTTCTACAATAAAAATGACATCAATGCCGAAAAGAAGATCAATTTATCGGTCAAAAAAATGCCATTAAAAGAGGTCCTGAATAATATCTTAAAACCCGAGAATCTAACATTTGACTACTTCGACAAAACGATTGTAATCAAAAAACCATCTCAACAATCTCGCAATAACAGCAGGACTCAGGTTATACAAACGGAAATTCCAGCATCCAAAGTTCAGCAAATGGTTCGCGGCTTTGTGCTTGACAGTGATGGTAAGGGAATCGTTGGGGCATCGATACGCTTGAAGTCAGATCCTCGAAAAGCAGCATTGAGTGGCGAAAATGGGGAATTTACACTTCCGATTACCTCGCTAAATGAAATACTCGTTTTTAGTTATTTGGGTTTTGAGAGTAAAGAAGTTAAAGCAAGCTTGAATCAAGCGCAAATGCGCATCATCCTCCAGAAACGCGAGAATACGGTCGATGAGGTTATTGTTACGGGTATGATGAACTTTAAGCGAGAATCGTTCTCCGGAGCAACAGCTACCTTCAAACAGGAAGAGTTAAAACAAGTTGCGAATACCAATGTTATTCAGGCTATAAAGAGCCTAGATCCATCGTTTTTGGTGATGGAGAATAATTTATCAGGGGCAAATCCGAACATCCTTCCGAATATAGAACTTAGAGGAACAACCAGTATTTCAAGCGACAATCTTCGTGATGAATTTACGGATGATCCGAATCAACCATTATTTATATTAGACGGTTTTCAAACCAAGTTGCGCAACATATTGGATCTCGATATGAACCGAATTGCGTCAATAACAATTTTAAAGGATGCTAGTTCCACCGCAATTTATGGTTCTAGAGCATCGAATGGTGTTGTCGTTGTAGAGACGATTAAACCACTCCCTGGAGAAGTGCGCTTAAGTTATACGACAGATCTAAACATGGATATTGCGGACTTAGGCAGCTATAACATGATGAATTCGGCAGAAATCCTAGAGTTTGAGAAGCTTTCTGGTGCATACAATGCAGCAATTGGGCAACCGGAAAATCAATATACCTTCTGGGATCAGTTATACAACGAACGTCTTCAGCGCGTGAAATCTGGAGTGGATTCATACTGGTTAAGTGAGCCTATTCGCACTGGATTTTCTAATCGACACTCACTTTACGCAGAGGGTGGATCAGAAAATGTGATTTTCAACGTCGGCGGAAATTACAAGAAAAACAATGCCGTCATGAAGAATTCCGGACGCGAAGAATGGGGAGGTCGCCTAAATCTAACTTATAGAAAAGATAAACTAAGCGTCAATAACAACTTTAGTATACAAGGCTACAAAGCTAACGAATCAAATTATGGAAACTTCTCTACTTGGGTCAATACCAAGCCATACTTTGAGAAGTATGATTCGTCTCAGAAATACCTAGAAGAAATTAAGGGAGATGGGTCTAAGACGATTACGACTATCATTCCGAATCCTTTGTATAATGCCGGCTTAAATAGCTTTGATAACAATAAAAGTTGGGGCATCACCAATAATCTACAAATTATATACAAATTAGATAACGCATGGCGCTTTGAGGGGGGACTTCAACTTAACAAAGAAACAATTGACTACGCAGCCTTTATATCGCCTTTAGATAGTCGATTTGATCAAGTAAATGCCTTGCAAAAGGGACAATATACGTCCAAAAAAAGAAATCAGTTTTCTTATACCGCCAATGCGATGGCAACCTATTCAAAAAGTTTTAACAAACAGACTTTCACAGGAAATATACGCCTTGAATTCGAGGATAAGCAAAACGACTTATTAGGATTCGTCGCTGAAGGGTTCCCTTTAACGAGTAATGGTAATCCAGCATTTGCTTATGCCTACAAAGCGAATGGATCGCCTTCGTCGGCACAGTCTATCTCTCGTAGGAATTCAATTGTTTCTGCTGCCAATTATAGCTATGATAATCGCTACAATGTGGATGCATCCTTCAACTATGACGGATCCACCTCCTTCGGGAGAGCGAATTCTTATTCTCCATTCTTTTCATTCGGGGGTAGTTGGAATATACATCGAGAATCCTTCTTTAGAAATAACCCAAAAGTGAATTTACTTCGCATACGCGCAAACTATGGGGTTACGGGTAATCAAAACTTTAACTCAGCGACGTCGATCTCCACGTATTCCTATCTGACGGCCTATAATTATTCGGGTCAAGGGGTACAGTTAGCGACTTTTGCCAATGAAAACTTGAGATGGCAGAAAACAAAACATTTAAGTGGAGGAATTGATGCTGCTCTTTTTGACAGTCGCTTAAACATGACCCTAAATCTGTATCAGAAAGAGACAAATGACTTAGCTGTTGCCGTCGATCTTCCTGCTTCAACAGGTCTATTAGCGTATCCTTTTAACGCTGGAGATTTAATGGTCAAAGGTCTTGAGCTTATCGTAAAGTATAACGTTATTCAACGCCCTGAAGAGCGTTTCTTGTGGAACATCGGTTTAACTGGATCCAGAGGTTCTCAGACCTACGACAACTTCAATGATCGCTTAGAAAGTCTTAACGCTTCATTACAGAATTCGAACGCCTTAGTACGCTATCGTGATGGGCGCTCGCCAAATGATCTATGGGCGATGCAATCTGTAGGAATCGACCCTGCGAGCGGCAGAGAAATTTACTTGACGAAGGATGGCACGCAAACCTTTGACTATAATGCTAAGGACATTAATGTAGTTGGCAATGGAAGCCCGCTATTCCAAGGGATATTAAGCACGAACTTAAACTATAGAGGATTTACGCTATCTGCATACCTGCGTTATATTTGGGATCAGGATATTATGAACACCGCTTTGTTTAACAAAGTCGAGAATATTAGCCGTACCGACATCACGCAATACAACCAAGATAAGCGCGCTTTGTATGATCGCTGGAAACAGCCAGGAGATCAAGCTCAATTTCGTGGGATTAGTTTCAGCGATGTCACGCCAATTTCCTCTAGATTTATTCAACAAGAGAATACCCTCTCCCTAGAATCCTTGTCTTTAGGATATGATTTTCGCGATCATGCATTGATTAATAAATTGGGATTGTCAAATCTAAAAATTACGGCTATTGCAAATGAAGTATTCCGCAGCTCTACTGTGCGTAGAGAGCGTGGATTAAACTATCCATATGCAAAATCTTATTCACTATCTATTAATGCTAGATTCTAATCTTATGAACACAAGCACAAATAAAAGCTTACTTATTACATTCTTCACGGCCTTTTCATTACTTGCTGCTTCTTGTCAGAAGTGGTTAGATGTAAAACCGGAAGATAAGTTTACGAAAGAACAAATATACCAGACTCCCGAAGGCGTCAAGGAAGTCATGAACGGAATATACCTTCGCCTTGGCAGCGAGAAGCTTTATGGCTCATATTTGAGCATGACGGTCCTTGACGTTATGGCTCAACGCTACCGAATAGGTTCTGACAAGAATCCATATTATTACTACAGCAATTACAGCTTTAATGAGAAGAAAGTTCAAGATGGGCTTGCTGATATTTGGACAGACATGTATGTAACCATCGGTAACATCAATGATTTTATAAAAATCCTTCCTACTGTAAACAATGGCTTAACCCAAGAGCAAAAAGATCAATACATCGGAGAAGCCATAGGTATACGTGCATTTTTGCATTTCGATTTACTACGTATGTTCGGTAATTATTACGACGAAACCACAAAAACGGAAGAAGCTATCCCGTATTATCGTACATTATCAACGGATATTGAGCCTTTTTCCAGCTCTGAAATGGTTATCAGCTACATTCTTGAAGATATTGCCGAAGCCGAAAGATTAATGGCCAAAGACCCCATCATTGGGAAAACAGGGCTTGATGATTTAAATAATAATCGATTCCATCTCTATGCTGCCAAAGCATTGAAAGCTCGTGTCTATCACTGGGCAAACGAAAAAGGTAAGGCCTATCAAACTGCCAAAGAAGTGATCGCCCTACAAGATGCCTTTCCATGGGTAAAACATGCAGACATTACTATCTCCGGTAAAGACACCGATAGAAAGTTCTTTTCAGAGAATATCTTTTCCGTTTTTAATCCAGACCTATACGATATACAGCTCAATACATTTGATGGAAATTTATTGGAGGGAGACTTACTCGCGACAGGCTCCTCAAATGCTATCAGCAAAGTCTATGAGAACAACGAAAGTGACTATCGCTACACCTATTTATGGCCTTACGCAACAGCCGGAATTGGTTACCGGACTTTCATAAAATATGTGGATTTGGTTAACAAAGACAATTTAAGTCGCTATATGGTTCCATTGATTCGGATTTCCGAGATGTATTACATTGCTGCTGAATGTGCCGAAAACCCTACAGAAGGTTTAACGTATTTGAATACGGTTCGTCAGCACCGAAATATTATTACGGATATCACAAATCCTTCAATTTTAAAGAATGAACTTACTAAAGAGTACCGCAAGGAATTCTATGGTGAAGGGCAACTGTGGTATTACTACAAGCGTAGTAAAATTACAAGTATCATGAGTATGACTGCAAATGGAAGTAATACGACCATTTCTTTAACCAATTATAAATTACCGATTCCACAAGTTGAATTAAACGGACGTTAAAACAAGAAATATGAAATATTTACCTATCTATATTTTATTCACCTTGATCTTTCTTTCTGCATGTAAGGAAGAAGGCTTGATGACTTACAGCGTTGAAGACAGTGGATCCAGTCTGTATTTTACGGAAAAGATAAATCGCAGTTCAAAAGACACATTAATGAAAGTGATTTCATTAGGACGAACGCCAGAGGATATTAAGGACAGTATCATCTTCATTCCTGTTAGTATTATTGGCCCAGTAGCTAATCAAGATCGACCAATCCATATCGATATCCCTGATTCAGCGACAATGAAAGAAGGTTTACACTTTGATTTTATCAATCGACCTATGATCAGAGCAAACCATGTCGTCGATACAATTTATCTCAAACTTCATCGAACTCCTGATTTGCTAAAAAATCGGGTTTATCTAAAGTTGGATCTCAAGTCGAACGAATACTTTGATACACGGATTACAACTAAGATAAATAGCAAAGTCGAGCAAGATATTATTAGCTACTCTTTGTCCTATGATGACATGTTTCCAATTCCACATTTATGGACGACATGGCCAAGTAAACCAACCTTCATCGGCTTTTTTGGAGAATACTCGAGAAGAAAGGTTGAATTACTTATTGAGGTGTTAAAGATCGACCCTGAAATGCTTTACAATCCAGAAAGAATACCAAAAATATCACAAATAGTGAATTGGTCAAGCTATATGAAGTACTGGCTGAATAAACAAAAGGCAGAAGGCAATACTCAATTTGATGAAAACAATAAAGAAATTACGATGGGGCCATCCGCTTAATCTATAAACGTTATGAAAAACACTATATACATCCTTATATTTTCATTCATTACACTCTTATCAAGTTGTAATAAAGATTTGGGTCACTATGATTATGTCGATGTTGACTCTTTGCAATTGTCAAATTTCCCAGATACATTGGAAATCAAAGTTGGCGATGCGTTGAAATATTCACCAACCTTGCAGTCTTCCCTAAGCCCAGTTGACGAATCTGTATTGGCATTCGAATGGGTGATTTTTGATCGATCGAACCCAAATGCAAGCGAGAAGAAAAAAATCTTAGGGAAAACGCGCGACTTGGACCTTGTTCCTCTTCTAGTCGCGGGTACTTACCCTGGCTACTTAACCATTAACAACAAAGAAACAGGAAACATCTGGACTTACTCATTCACTTTAAATATCACTGGAGCATTTGGGAAATATGGCTGGTTTATCTTAAGTGATACGGATGAGCAAGCGCGTCTAGATTTTGTACAAGACGACCCAAAAAACTGGCATTCTTATCCGATTATGTATCGAGATTTAAACAAGCTAATTCCTAATGCGGTAGACGGATCTCCCTTAGAATTTGTGGGAAAACCGCGCTCATTAGCGAGTATATATAATCAGGATGTCGTAGCGACTTTGGC encodes:
- a CDS encoding LacI family DNA-binding transcriptional regulator: MSNITLKELAMKLGISVSTVSKALNDSFEISDETKQRVRDMADEYNYRPNILAKSLKTGRSNTIAVIIPYLANPFQSQILEGAQQAANERNYKLVFMQSRENAELEADSLRTLHQQNIDGVIITPSADSNLKYLKQFHQLCPLVLVDRIDFDLPTFKIGVNNEKGAFDATQHLIDMGRTDILVLCGKNIGVSQKRIAGYKKALLANYITAKEENIIQVDYGQSREDLIKNLTNLLANKLKEHDNPIGLLGTTDTLTVNALGILSKLEISVPAQVAVIGFANTEIAESLNPSLSTIIQPAFEIGYKGVEKLIQMVESKNRFQIDFDTTILDTTIIQRRSSKA
- a CDS encoding RNA polymerase sigma factor, with the translated sequence MSNEESHSYVQLLEAISHGNERAFSTLYDLFATELSRHILSKVNDKQVAEDILHDLFYTLWKNRSRLTEIKSVPAYLYSSCRYMILAYYRKRDKSMISEIDLSNIDILADEIAIEDRLYYRYTLDIIATEIENLPEKCRQIFKLSRIDYLSNKEIAEKLSISESTVEKHINKAISRLRVISRPYLLFL
- a CDS encoding FecR family protein — protein: MQDNKPPKETTKFLQHSSNQEENAQVLFWYDQLGFNTENSDEIADQITFSAKERLMQQLILDKKRRTFRLWSRITAAAAILLVGFFAWKTNYSPQSTLKDATDAQLAAVKPAKEHAIITLETGEEIDLDQLAINESIQIGEIKIIKNSKGEVSYINSKTGEAQMNTIRVPKASIYSLTLSDGSKVTLNAESKLTYPSAFAGKDRTVKLEGEGYFDVKHTSTDSRFIVETQKQEIEVLGTKFNIKTFQKEENSYTTLASGSVRVKSNVQDNLQILKPGQQARTDNGGKLTVKNADLEKVLGWTNGQFVFDGENNGETFEEISRWYDVDISYQRNSKNIEYVGKIPRNLTLDKLIELMSYAGLEVDANIDHHNRIKLQIK
- a CDS encoding SusC/RagA family TonB-linked outer membrane protein encodes the protein MNFYLYPFLGKEENSACVSNQTNMPKNRTSWNYSRHLPNIIMRLNIILLLLGLALSQAMGRSIAQEITLNKKSTTLSSILKEIEKQSGYSFFYNKNDINAEKKINLSVKKMPLKEVLNNILKPENLTFDYFDKTIVIKKPSQQSRNNSRTQVIQTEIPASKVQQMVRGFVLDSDGKGIVGASIRLKSDPRKAALSGENGEFTLPITSLNEILVFSYLGFESKEVKASLNQAQMRIILQKRENTVDEVIVTGMMNFKRESFSGATATFKQEELKQVANTNVIQAIKSLDPSFLVMENNLSGANPNILPNIELRGTTSISSDNLRDEFTDDPNQPLFILDGFQTKLRNILDLDMNRIASITILKDASSTAIYGSRASNGVVVVETIKPLPGEVRLSYTTDLNMDIADLGSYNMMNSAEILEFEKLSGAYNAAIGQPENQYTFWDQLYNERLQRVKSGVDSYWLSEPIRTGFSNRHSLYAEGGSENVIFNVGGNYKKNNAVMKNSGREEWGGRLNLTYRKDKLSVNNNFSIQGYKANESNYGNFSTWVNTKPYFEKYDSSQKYLEEIKGDGSKTITTIIPNPLYNAGLNSFDNNKSWGITNNLQIIYKLDNAWRFEGGLQLNKETIDYAAFISPLDSRFDQVNALQKGQYTSKKRNQFSYTANAMATYSKSFNKQTFTGNIRLEFEDKQNDLLGFVAEGFPLTSNGNPAFAYAYKANGSPSSAQSISRRNSIVSAANYSYDNRYNVDASFNYDGSTSFGRANSYSPFFSFGGSWNIHRESFFRNNPKVNLLRIRANYGVTGNQNFNSATSISTYSYLTAYNYSGQGVQLATFANENLRWQKTKHLSGGIDAALFDSRLNMTLNLYQKETNDLAVAVDLPASTGLLAYPFNAGDLMVKGLELIVKYNVIQRPEERFLWNIGLTGSRGSQTYDNFNDRLESLNASLQNSNALVRYRDGRSPNDLWAMQSVGIDPASGREIYLTKDGTQTFDYNAKDINVVGNGSPLFQGILSTNLNYRGFTLSAYLRYIWDQDIMNTALFNKVENISRTDITQYNQDKRALYDRWKQPGDQAQFRGISFSDVTPISSRFIQQENTLSLESLSLGYDFRDHALINKLGLSNLKITAIANEVFRSSTVRRERGLNYPYAKSYSLSINARF
- a CDS encoding RagB/SusD family nutrient uptake outer membrane protein, whose amino-acid sequence is MNTSTNKSLLITFFTAFSLLAASCQKWLDVKPEDKFTKEQIYQTPEGVKEVMNGIYLRLGSEKLYGSYLSMTVLDVMAQRYRIGSDKNPYYYYSNYSFNEKKVQDGLADIWTDMYVTIGNINDFIKILPTVNNGLTQEQKDQYIGEAIGIRAFLHFDLLRMFGNYYDETTKTEEAIPYYRTLSTDIEPFSSSEMVISYILEDIAEAERLMAKDPIIGKTGLDDLNNNRFHLYAAKALKARVYHWANEKGKAYQTAKEVIALQDAFPWVKHADITISGKDTDRKFFSENIFSVFNPDLYDIQLNTFDGNLLEGDLLATGSSNAISKVYENNESDYRYTYLWPYATAGIGYRTFIKYVDLVNKDNLSRYMVPLIRISEMYYIAAECAENPTEGLTYLNTVRQHRNIITDITNPSILKNELTKEYRKEFYGEGQLWYYYKRSKITSIMSMTANGSNTTISLTNYKLPIPQVELNGR
- a CDS encoding DUF4843 domain-containing protein, with protein sequence MKYLPIYILFTLIFLSACKEEGLMTYSVEDSGSSLYFTEKINRSSKDTLMKVISLGRTPEDIKDSIIFIPVSIIGPVANQDRPIHIDIPDSATMKEGLHFDFINRPMIRANHVVDTIYLKLHRTPDLLKNRVYLKLDLKSNEYFDTRITTKINSKVEQDIISYSLSYDDMFPIPHLWTTWPSKPTFIGFFGEYSRRKVELLIEVLKIDPEMLYNPERIPKISQIVNWSSYMKYWLNKQKAEGNTQFDENNKEITMGPSA